The following are encoded in a window of Castanea sativa cultivar Marrone di Chiusa Pesio chromosome 5, ASM4071231v1 genomic DNA:
- the LOC142633368 gene encoding clavaminate synthase-like protein At3g21360, producing the protein MSETFLEFQIPHQKLFDGIQFPLVLSPNPKSQTPPSSLSLFTQAIKTEKSFLDSVLRKSGAVLLRGFPVNTASDFNDVVEAFGFEELPYVGGAAPRNKVVGRVSTTNDSPPDQKIPFHHEMAQVTTFPSKLFFFCEVEPGSGGETPIVLSHLVYEKMKERHPEFLERLEEHGLLYTRVIGEDDDLSSPIGRGWKSTFLTKDKSVAEERAANLGTKLEWLEDSVKTIMGPLPAIKFDKTRQRKIWFNSMVFAYIGWEDARNDPVKAVTFGDGKPLPTDIVYDCLNILEEESVAFPWQKGDVLLLDNWAALHARRSFDPPRRILASLCK; encoded by the exons ATGTCGGAGACATTCTTGGAATTCCAAATTCCACACCAAAAGCTTTTCGACGGAATTCAATTCCCTTTAGTTCTATCACCCAACCCCAAGTCCCAGACCCCTCCTTCCTCTCTGTCTCTTTTCACCCAAGCCATCAAAACCGAGAAATCATTTCTCGACTCTGTTCTCCGCAAGTCCGGTGCTGTACTCCTCAGGGGCTTTCCTGTAAATACAGCCTCTGACTTCAACGACGTCGTTGAGGCCTTTGGCTTCGAGGAACTTCCTTACGTGGGTGGAGCTGCCCCTCGGAACAAAGTTGTGGGTCGGGTCTCCACCACCAATGATTCCCCACCAGACCAGAAGATTCCTTTTCACCATGAAATGGCTCAG GTTACTACATTCCCTTCCAAGCTGTTTTTCTTCTGTGAAGTGGAGCCTGGAAGTGGGGGAGAGACTCCTATAGTTCTTAGCCATCTTGTCTatgaaaagatgaaagagaGACACCCAGAATTTCTTGAACGACTAGAAGAGCATGGATTGTTATATACGCGGGTAATAGGAGAAGATGATGACTTGTCATCTCCGATCGGGCGTGGGTGGAAATCAACATTCTTGACCAAAGACAAGAGTGTGGCTGAGGAAAG GGCTGCTAATTTGGGGACGAAGCTGGAATGGCTGGAGGATTCAGTGAAAACAATAATGGGTCCACTCCCAGCTATTAAATTCGACAAGACAAGACAGCGCAAGATTTGGTTTAACAGCATGGTTTTCGCTTATATAGGCTGGGAGGATGCCAGGAATGATCCTGTAAAAGCTGTTACCTTTGGAGATGGCAAACCCTTGCCAACTGATATCGTCTATGACTGTCTAAATATCCTTGAAGAGGAAAGTGTAGCCTTTCCTTGGCAGAAAGGTGATGTTCTTTTGCTGGATAATTGGGCTGCCCTTCATGCCCGAAGATCATTCGATCCACCTCGCCGTATACTTGCTTCACTTTGCAAGTAG